In a genomic window of Gigantopelta aegis isolate Gae_Host chromosome 9, Gae_host_genome, whole genome shotgun sequence:
- the LOC121381480 gene encoding neuronal acetylcholine receptor subunit non-alpha-3-like, translating to MGSGRFPEETLQRNLFKDYIRTARPFTNDSFTTHVNFHLSLVKVIHIDEFSGSLEGEFHMWTNWHDDRLTWNSDDFGELNYISVPTTAIWTPNIVLSNSAENVYSHSVAEMAVVTSTGNISISRTSKLKSACDLDLTHFPKDTQECRLTFASQTYDVQSLTISTQYEDDTNASTVSNSTPWSVMGVAYERETTQQDFRREYDQVTYTVKVKRNCPYCKHLYVTPVALLGLLVPFQFLLPMNARERSCFVSAPPLVYYGRGMYCPGRTRVPAIRSVEKETGFISEEDTSPVTCCPSQVLSAPLETSTSMFWRQDWPSGWAPCTDAVFIDVIGSLMCADAPKIPLGVTSDAPITEVTDADTKNAGLEHQLEAVLGIMHSMQINSKRLRAERLCLDEWRIVSLVLDRLLFVVFLVIYFITSLEFLG from the exons atgg GTTCTGGACGCTTTCCAGAGGAAACTCTTCAGCGAAATCTCTTCAAGGACTACATACGTACAGCCCGGCCGTTCACCAACGACTCGTTCACGACACACGTGAACTTTCACCTCAGTCTGGTCAAGGTCATCCACATA GATGAGTTCTCTGGAAGTCTGGAAGGCGAGTTCCACATGTGGACAAACTGGCACGATGATCGCCTCACGTGGAACTCGGACGACTTCGGCGAGCTCAACTACATCAGCGTCCCAACGACGGCGATCTGGACTCCCAACATCGTCCTCAGCAACAG tgCAGAAAATGTGTATTCACACAGTGTTGCAGAGATGGCAGTCGTAACGTCCACCGGAAACATCAGTATTTCTCGGACTTCCAAACTGAAGAGTGCGTGCGACCTTGACCTTACCCATTTTCCGAAGGACACGCAGGAATGTCGGCTGACCTTCGCCTCCCAGACGTACGACGTCCAGTCGCTGACTATTTCAACACAGTACGAGGACGACACGAACGCGTCCACCGTGAGCAACAGCACGCCCTGGTCCGTGATGGGAGTCGCGTACGAAAGGGAGACAACTCAGCAAGACTTCCGTCGCGAGTACGACCAGGTGACGTACACGGTGAAGGTCAAGCGGAACTGTCCTTACTGCAAACACCTCTACGTGACGCCTGTTGCGTTGCTGGGATTGCTGGTTCCTTTTCAATTTCTCCTGCCAATGAACGCCAGGGAGAGATCGTGTTTTG tcagtgctccaccgTTGGTGTACTACGGCCgcggtatgtactgtcctggcCGA ACACGTGTCCCTGCCATCAGATCTGTGGAGAAGGAAACGGGATTCATCAGTGAAGAGGACACGTCTCCAGTCACATGCTGTCCATCGCAGGTGTTGTCTGCACCACTGGAGACGTCGACGTCGATGTTCTGGCGTCAGGATTGGCCTTCTGGCTGGGCGCCATGCACGGATGCC GTATTTATTGACGTCATAGGAAGTCTGATGTGCGCAGACGCGCCGAAGATCCCGCTAGGCGTCACTTCGGACGCGCCAATCACGGAAGTGACGGACGCCGACACGAAGAACGCCGGGCTGGAACACCAGCTGGAGGCCGTCCTCGGCATCATGCACAGTATGCAAATCAACTCGAAACGTCTGCGCGCCGAGCGGCTGTGCCTCGACGAATGGAGGATTGTCTCCCTTGTTCTAGACCGACTCTTGTTTGTTGTGTTCTtggtcatttattttattacgtcACTGGAGTTTTTAGGATAA